In Gopherus flavomarginatus isolate rGopFla2 chromosome 5, rGopFla2.mat.asm, whole genome shotgun sequence, one DNA window encodes the following:
- the LOC127052959 gene encoding pepsin B-like produces MKRLILVLVCLHLSDGLVRVTLRKGKSVREAMKEKGVLEDFLKNHKVDPARKYYFNNYNVAEEPIANYLDSFYFGEISIGTPPQNFLVLFDTGSSNLWVPSTYCQSEACSDHARFNPNQSSTFSNDGQTYTLSYGSGSLTVILGYDTVTIQNIAITNQEFGLSEDEPTSPFYYAYFDGILGMAYPAMAVGGSYTPMQEMLKQGLLTEPIFSFYFSRQPTYNYGGEIIFGGVDTQLFSGQITWAPVTQEVYWQIGIQEFAIEQQATGWCSQGCQAIVDTGTFLLTVPQQYMEYFLQAVGAQEANGEYVVNCNNIQNMPTITFVISGSQFPLPPSAYVFNNNGYCTVGIESTYLPSQNGQPLWILGDVFLKEYYSVYDMSNNRVGFAPSA; encoded by the exons ATGAAGCGGCTCATCCTGGTCTTGGTTTGCCTCCATCTCTCAGATGGGCTGGTGAG AGTCACACTGAGGAAAGGCAAGTCTGTCCGAGAGGCGATGAAGGAGAAGGGAGTGCTGGAGGACTTCCTGAAGAACCACAAAGTAGATCCAGCCAGAAAGTACTACTTCAATAATTACAATGTTGCTGAGGAACCAATAGCCAATTACCTGGAT TCCTTCTACTTTGGAGAGATCAGCATTGGAACTCCGCCCCAGAACTTCTTGGTTCTCTTTGACACTGGCTCCTCCAACCTGTGGGTGCCCTCTACGTACTGCCAGAGCGAGGCCTGCT CCGATCATGCCAGGTTCAACCCCAACCAGTCATCCACCTTTTCCAATGATGGACAGACCTACACCCTGAGCTACGGGAGTGGCAGCCTGACTGTGATTTTGGGTTACGACACAGTGACA ATCCAGAACATTGCCATCACCAATCAGGAATTTGGTCTGAGTGAAGATGAACCTACCAGCCCCTTCTACTATGCCTATTTCGATGGGATTTTGGGAATGGCTTATCCTGCCATGGCAGTAGGGGGCTCCTATACACCTATGCAGGAGATGTTGAAGCAGGGCCTGCTTACTGAACCCATCTTCAGTTTCTATTTCTCCCG CCAACCAACATATAATTATGGAGGAGAAATCATCTTTGGAGGTGTTGACACCCAGCTGTTCTCTGGCCAGATTACATGGGCACCCGTGACTCAAGAGGTTTACTGGCAGATTGGTATTCAGGA GTTCGCTATTGAACAGCAGGCGACTGGCTGGTGCAGCCAAGGCTGCCAGGCTATTGTGGACACTGGGACGTTTCTGCTCACTGTCCCACAGCAGTACATGGAGTACTTCCTgcaagctgtgggtgctcaggaaGCCAATGGAGAG TACGTGGTAAACTGCAACAACATCCAGAACATGCCTACCATCACCTTCGTCATTAGCGGATCCCAGTTCCCGCTGCCCCCCTCTGCCTATGTCTTCAAC AATAATGGCTACTGCACAGTTGGGATTGAGTCCACGTACCTGCCTTCCCAGAATGGGCAGCCCCTCTGGATCCTGGGAGACGTCTTCCTCAAGGAATATTATTCTGTCTATGACATGTCCAATAACAGAGTGGGCTTTGCCCCATCAGCCTAG
- the LOC127052960 gene encoding gastricsin-like, with protein MKWLILALVCLQLSEGLVRLTLKKGKTIREVMKEKGVLVEYLKHHKTDPASKYRFNEYNVAFEPMVYMGASYYGEISIGTPPHNFLVLFDTGSSNLWVPSVYCQSQACSNHARFNPNQSSTYSSNGQTFSLQYSSGSLTGFFCYDIMTLQNIAVTNQEFGLSKNEPGTNFIYAQFDGILGMAYSSLAVGGATTALQGMLQENLLSQPIFSFHLSSQSTSQYSGEVVFGGVDSSLYSRQIYWAPVTQELYWQIGIDEFAIGGQATGSCSQGCRAIVDTGTSLLTVPQQLMNSFLQDVGAQENKYGQYVVDCSSVQSLPTISFTINGVSFPLPPSAYILNNNGYCSVGVEPTYLPSENGQPLWILGDVFLRQYYSVCDMGNNRIGFAAVA; from the exons ATGAAGTGGCTCATCCTGGCCCTGGTTTGCCTCCAGCTCTCAGAGGGGCTGGTGAG ACTGACCCTCAAGAAAGGCAAGACTATCCGAGAGGTAATGAAGGAGAAGGGAGTGCTGGTGGAATATCTGAAGCACCACAAAACCGATCCAGCAAGCAAGTACCGTTTCAATGAGTACAATGTTGCTTTTGAACCAATGGTGTATATGGGT GCATCCTACTATGGGGAGATCAGTATTGGAACCCCTCCCCACAACTTCCTGGTCCTCTTCGACACCGGCTCATCCAACCTGTGGGTGCCATCTGTGTACTGCCAGAGCCAGGCCTGCA GCAATCATGCAAGATTCAACCCCAACCAGTCCTCCACCTACTCATCCAATGGGCAGACCTTCTCCTTGCAGTATAGCAGTGGCAGTCTCACCGGGTTTTTCTGCTATGACATCATGACA CTCCAGAACATCGCCGTCACCAACCAGGAGTTCGGTCTGAGCAAAAACGAGCCTGGCACCAACTTCATTTATGCTCAGTTTGACGGCATTCTGGGTATGGCTTACTCTAGCCTGGCGGTAGGAGGTGCTACCACTGCTTTGCAAGGGATGCTGCAGGAAAACCTGCTTTCTCAGCCAATCTTCAGTTTCCATCTGAGCAG CCAGTCAACCTCTCAATACAGTGGGGAGGTCGTTTTTGGAGGAGTGGACAGCAGCCTTTATTCCAGGCAGATTTACTGGGCTCCCGTCACTCAAGAGCTATACTGGCAGATCGGCATTGATGA GTTCGCCATCGGTGGACAGGCAACAGGGTCGTGCAGCCAGGGCTGCCGGGCCATCGTGGACACAGGGACCTCTCTCCTCACCGTCCCACAGCAGCTCATGAACAGTTTCCTGCAGGATGTAGGTGCTCAAGAGAATAAGTACGG ACAGTATGTGGTTGACTGCAGCAGTGTCCAGAGCTTGCCCACCATTTCCTTTACCATCAATGGAGTTTCATTTCCTCTGCCTCCCTCGGCCTACATCCTCAAC aacaatggttactGTTCCGTTGGGGTTGAGCCCACGTACCTGCCTTCTGAGAACGGGCAGCCCCTCTGGATCCTGGGAGACGTCTTCCTCAGGCAGTACTACTCTGTCTGTGACATGGGCAACAACAGAATTGGTTTTGCTGCCGTTGCCTAG